In one Lolium rigidum isolate FL_2022 chromosome 3, APGP_CSIRO_Lrig_0.1, whole genome shotgun sequence genomic region, the following are encoded:
- the LOC124699869 gene encoding protein DETOXIFICATION 29-like — protein sequence MGKLVGKSVQESKLLWHIAFPAILTAVFQFSVGFVTVGFAGHIGEVELAAVAVVENVIEGFAYGILLGMGSALETLCGQAVGAGQVDMLGVYIQRSWIICGASALALVPTYIFTAPILRALHQPAAISAVAGRYTRWVIPQLFAYAANFPLQKFFQSQSKVWAMTFISGAALALHVALNFVFVTRLGYGLFGAAMIGNVTWWIIIAAQFAYLVSGCFPEAWKGFSLLAFKNLAAFVRLSLASAVMLCLELWYYTAVLILVGLLKNAQLQVDVMSVCINYQLWTLMVALGFNAAVSVRVSNELGANRPKAANFAVIMAVSTSAAIGVVFMAVFLIWRMELPRFFSDNEEVVSEAAKLGYLLAATIFLNSIQPVLSGVAIGAGWQSLVAFINVGCYYLVGLPLGALFGFKLKLGALGIWVGMSIGTLLQTAVLLIICIRTKWEKQAMLAEERIREWGGTSDTLPATATMTVTNNGLDR from the exons ATGGGGAAGCTGGTGGGCAAGAGCGTGCAGGAGTCGAAGCTGCTGTGGCACATCGCGTTCCCGGCCATCCTCACCGCCGTCTTCCAGTTCTCCGTCGGCTTCGTCACCGTCGGCTTCGCTGGCCACATCGGGGAGGTTGAGCTCGCCGCCGTCGCAGTCGTCGAGAACGTCATCGAGGGCTTCGCCTACGGGATACTG ctgggcatgggcagtgCGCTGGAGACGCTATGTGGGCAGGCCGTCGGCGCGGGTCAGGTAGACATGCTGGGCGTCTACATCCAGCGGTCCTGGATCATCTGCGGCGCCAGCGCGCTGGCGCTAGTCCCGACGTACATCTTCACGGCGCCGATCCTCCGCGCTCTCCACCAGCCCGCCGCCATCTCCGCCGTGGCGGGGCGGTACACACGGTGGGTCATCCCGCAGCTCTTCGCCTACGCTGCCAACTTCCCGCTGCAGAAGTTCTTCCAGTCGCAGAGCAAGGTGTGGGCCATGACCTTCATCTCCGGCGCGGCGCTCGCCCTCCACGTCGCGCTCAACTTCGTCTTCGTCACACGCCTCGGCTACGGCCTCTTCGGCGCCGCCATGATCGGGAACGTCACCTGGTGGATCATCATCGCCGCGCAGTTCGCCTACCTCGTCTCTGGCTGCTTCCCGGAGgcgtggaaggggttctccctgCTTGCGTTCAAGAACCTCGCCGCCTTCGTCAGGCTCTCCCTCGCCTCCGCCGTCATGCTATG CTTGGAGCTGTGGTACTACACTGCAGTGCTCATCCTTGTCGGCCTACTGAAGAATGCCCAACTCCAGGTTGACGTCATGTCAGTTTG CATTAACTATCAGCTCTGGACCCTGATGGTAGCACTAGGTTTCAACGCAGCAGTGAG CGTTAGAGTGTCGAACGAGCTTGGCGCCAACAGGCCCAAGGCGGCCAATTTCGCCGTGATCATGGCAGTGTCGACGTCCGCCGCCATTGGAGTGGTGTTTATGGCAGTGTTCCTTATCTGGAGGATGGAGCTTCCGCGGTTCTTTAGCGACAACGaggaggtggtgagtgaagctgcAAAGCTGGGCTACCTTCTTGCAGCAACCATCTTTCTCAACAGCATCCAGCCCGTGCTCTCAG GCGTGGCGATAGGAGCAGGGTGGCAGTCTCTTGTGGCATTCATTAATGTTGGGTGCTACTACTTGGTTGGCCTTCCACTCGGAGCCCTCTTTGGCTTCAAGCTAAAACTTGGCGCATTG GGGATTTGGGTGGGCATGTCAATTGGCACGCTGCTGCAGACAGCTGTACTTCTCATAATTTGCATCAGAACCAAGTGGGAGAAACAG GCTATGTTGGCCGAGGAGAGGATCAGGGAGTGGGGAGGAACCAGTGACACCCTGCCGGCTACGGCAACGATGACAGTGACGAACAACGGCTTAGATAGATGA
- the LOC124699871 gene encoding protein DETOXIFICATION 33-like: MVMIGISKMAGKSWQEAKLMWHIAFPVILTIVCNFSIGFVTSAFAGHVGDVELAAVTVSKNVIEGFAYGVLSAWKQRNHS, from the exons ATGGTCATGATTGGGATTTCGAAGATGGCGGGCAAGAGCTGGCAGGAGGCGAAGCTGATGTGGCACATCGCGTTCCCCGTGATCCTCACCATCGTGTGCAATTTCTCCATCGGCTTCGTCACCTCCGCCTTCGCTGGGCACGTCGGTGATGTCGAGCTCGCCGCCGTGACGGTCTCCAAGAACGTCATCGAGGGCTTCGCCTACGGAGTTCTG TCGGCCTGGAAGCAGAGGAATCATTCCTGA